In Candidatus Zixiibacteriota bacterium, the following proteins share a genomic window:
- a CDS encoding DUF6265 family protein, with product MTLKLPIIRLSLASLLVLICGSVSMGIDKTMPVIPQQSKNISSLDWLVGKWTGKQGETLIGERWAKTDSMTLTGSGFMIKGSDTIITEITRMVATDSATYFVPNVAENEGEVFFRLISSDSGRFVFENPTHNFPTRVIYLQVGSDSLYARIEGISKGKEKGIDYIYSRLGK from the coding sequence ATGACTCTCAAACTACCGATCATCAGACTATCTCTCGCATCTCTGCTTGTTCTCATCTGCGGTTCTGTTTCAATGGGAATTGATAAAACCATGCCTGTCATTCCGCAACAATCCAAAAATATCTCCTCTCTCGATTGGCTGGTAGGGAAATGGACAGGCAAACAAGGTGAAACCCTCATCGGAGAGAGATGGGCGAAAACTGACAGTATGACTCTCACCGGCTCGGGCTTTATGATTAAGGGAAGTGACACAATTATCACTGAGATAACCCGCATGGTTGCCACAGATAGCGCGACCTATTTTGTTCCGAATGTCGCTGAAAACGAGGGCGAGGTGTTTTTTAGGCTCATAAGCTCAGACAGCGGCAGGTTTGTCTTTGAAAATCCTACTCATAATTTCCCCACCCGGGTTATCTACCTTCAAGTTGGCTCAGATTCCCTGTACGCCCGAATCGAAGGCATCAGCAAGGGAAAAGAGAAGGGAATCGACTATATCTATTCCCGACTCGGTAAGTAA